GTGCCTGGTGTGCGGCGAAACGGCGGAGTTCGGTCGCGTCTATCCGGTCGGCGATCGCTGGTACGACGCCGAGGCGTACATGCGCTCGCATATCGCGGCGGCGCACGAGTCGATGTTTACTTACTTGCTCGGTCTCGATAAGAAATGGACGGGGCTGACGGACGCGCAGCGGGAGGTGCTGCGCATGTTTTACGATGGCCGGAGCGACGCGGACATCGCCAGCGCGACCGGCAGCAAGCCGGCGACGGTGCGGTACCACCGGTTCCATCTGCGCGAGAAGGAAAAGCAGGCGAAGGTGTTCGTCGCGCTGATGGCGCTGCTCGACGAAAAGCCGAAGCCGAGTGCAGGGCGGGAATTCGTCCCGATTCATCGGACGGCGACCGCCGTCGACGAACGGTACGCGATGACGGAAGCGGAAAACGAAAAGGTGCTTGCGACGTACTTCCCGTACGGCTTAGAAGGCCCGCTGCGCGAGTTTCCGTCGAAGGAGAAGCGGAAAATCGCGGTGCTGCGCCACCTGCTGAAGCGCTTCGAGCGCAATCGGACGTACACGGAGAAGGAAGTGAACGCGGTGCTGAAGGAAGCGTACGCGGACTTCGTAACGCTGCGCAGGTATATGATCGAGTACGGCTTCATGGATCGCCGGGACGACGGCAGCGAATATTGGGTGAAGGGAGAAGTCGTACATGGATAAAGCGCGGAAAAAGGAGCTCGCGAACGAGTATGTATTGGCTCGTCGGCCGGCGGGTGTCTACCGGATGGTGCATGTCGAAAGCGGAAAATCGTACGTCGGGTCGACGCCGGATTTGCCGGCGATGGAGAACCGTCTGCCGTTCGAGCTGAACCTCGGCACGAGCACGAAGAAGGCGCTGCTGGCGGATTGGCGAAAGTATGGAGCGGACGCGTTCCGATTCGAGGTGTTGGAAACGTTCAAGCCGCCGGAGGACGGCAGCTACAATCTCGTCAAGGAGCTTGAACGGATGGAGGCCGCGTGGCTGGAACGGCTTCAGCCGTACGAAGATAAAGGTTACAATCGGCGCGCTCGCGACGAATAAAAGGCCGCTTGCGAAAAGAATCGTCTTGGCGATTCCGCAAGCGGCCTTCCCCGTTTACGGTCCGCAGGCGCAGTTGAGCACCGGTTTTCGAGCCGCCGTCGCCTCGTCGAGCCGCCGCACCGCCGTCGTGTACGGAGCGCCTCGCACGAGCTCCGGGTTCGTTCTCGCTTCTTCGACGATCGCGAGCAGCGTGTCGGCGAACGCGTCGAGCGTTTCCTTGCTTTCCGTCTCGGTCGGTTCGATCATTAAGCACTCTTCTACGTTCAGAGGGAAGTAAATCGTCGGCGGATGATAGCCGAAATCGAGCAGCCGCTTCGCGAGATCGAGCGTCCGGACGCCGTGCGTCTTCAGTGATTTGCCGGACAGGACGAATTCGTGCTTGCAGATGCGGTCGTACGGCACGTCGAAGGCCGGCGAGAGACGGCGGAACAAGTAATTGGCGTTCAGCACCGCCAATTCGGACACGCGCCTGAGCCCCTCCGGACCGAGCGTGCGGATGTAGGCGTACGCGCGCGCTAGGATGCCGAAGTTGCCGTAATACGGTTTCACGCGGCCGATAGACTGCGGGATGTCCTCGTTCCAATAATACGTGCCGTCCTCGCGCTTTTCCGCGATCGGCGCGGGCAGGAACGGCGCCAAATGCGCTTTGACGCCGACCGGACCCGCCCCGGGCCCGCCGCCGCCGTGCGGGGTGCTCATCGTTTTGTGCAGATTGAGGTGCACGACGTCGAAGCCCATGTCGCCCGGGCGGGCGATGCCGAGGATGGCGTTCGAGTTGGCGCCGTCATAGTACAGCTGGCCGCCGGCCTCGTGCACGATCGCGGCGATGGCCTCGATGCGCTCCTCGAACAGCCCGAGCGTATTCGGGTTCGTCAGCATGAGCGCCGCCGTG
The nucleotide sequence above comes from Paenibacillus sp.. Encoded proteins:
- the gcvPB gene encoding aminomethyl-transferring glycine dehydrogenase subunit GcvPB, with translation MNHANTDRSAAAADTPLVFERSRPGRAAYSLPACDVPDVPLEEIVPAAYLRTEPAALPELYEVDVVRHYTALSRRNFGVDNGFYPLGSCTMKYNPKLNEDVARLTGFARIHPYQAEESVQGALELLYTLQRDLAEITGMDRVTLQPAAGAHGEFTGLMLIRAYHESRGETRTKVLVPDSSHGTNPASATAAGYETVTIPSDDRGLVDLDALRAAVGPDTAALMLTNPNTLGLFEERIEAIAAIVHEAGGQLYYDGANSNAILGIARPGDMGFDVVHLNLHKTMSTPHGGGGPGAGPVGVKAHLAPFLPAPIAEKREDGTYYWNEDIPQSIGRVKPYYGNFGILARAYAYIRTLGPEGLRRVSELAVLNANYLFRRLSPAFDVPYDRICKHEFVLSGKSLKTHGVRTLDLAKRLLDFGYHPPTIYFPLNVEECLMIEPTETESKETLDAFADTLLAIVEEARTNPELVRGAPYTTAVRRLDEATAARKPVLNCACGP
- a CDS encoding DUF2087 domain-containing protein: MDVDQLFWEASPEELKRGYKTEAAENVHRCLVCGETAEFGRVYPVGDRWYDAEAYMRSHIAAAHESMFTYLLGLDKKWTGLTDAQREVLRMFYDGRSDADIASATGSKPATVRYHRFHLREKEKQAKVFVALMALLDEKPKPSAGREFVPIHRTATAVDERYAMTEAENEKVLATYFPYGLEGPLREFPSKEKRKIAVLRHLLKRFERNRTYTEKEVNAVLKEAYADFVTLRRYMIEYGFMDRRDDGSEYWVKGEVVHG
- a CDS encoding GIY-YIG nuclease family protein produces the protein MDKARKKELANEYVLARRPAGVYRMVHVESGKSYVGSTPDLPAMENRLPFELNLGTSTKKALLADWRKYGADAFRFEVLETFKPPEDGSYNLVKELERMEAAWLERLQPYEDKGYNRRARDE